One genomic window of Moorella glycerini includes the following:
- the mnhG gene encoding monovalent cation/H(+) antiporter subunit G, producing MNLLDLAGKSLLAIGAFCALVGALGLIRLPDVYCRLHASTVAVAGGAGLCLIGIALYCFGSPYSLKAVLVVLFLFCTSPVGAHAISRAAHYAGTKPWLKEPNRDLLREVGN from the coding sequence ATGAACCTCCTGGACCTGGCCGGAAAATCCCTCCTTGCCATCGGCGCCTTTTGCGCTTTGGTAGGTGCTCTTGGCCTCATACGCCTTCCTGATGTTTACTGCCGCCTCCATGCCAGCACGGTAGCGGTGGCGGGTGGGGCCGGGCTCTGTCTGATAGGGATTGCCCTTTATTGTTTTGGTAGCCCTTATAGCCTCAAGGCAGTCCTGGTAGTATTATTTTTGTTTTGTACCTCGCCGGTGGGAGCCCATGCCATCAGCCGGGCGGCTCACTATGCTGGGACGAAACCATGGTTGAAGGAACCAAATCGAGATTTACTCCGGGAGGTGGGTAATTGA
- a CDS encoding Na+/H+ antiporter subunit E, with product MPTSSPKFIRFTATAVFLWLMWLIFAGAVLPGASIAVLLPEVYTGAAVALVIALLATDFFFTGRVASLLNPLRWGTALLFLLFYLWAEVQSHLQVIYLILHPRLPINPAIVCIPLEAKHEVSLTGVANGITMTPGTLTMDVDRDQGHLYVHWLDASTLVPEMAASAILGPWAKLWQKVVE from the coding sequence TTGCCAACCTCGTCTCCCAAATTTATAAGATTTACTGCTACCGCTGTTTTCCTGTGGCTGATGTGGCTCATCTTTGCTGGAGCGGTTTTACCGGGCGCAAGTATAGCTGTGCTGCTGCCCGAGGTTTACACCGGCGCGGCGGTGGCCTTAGTGATTGCCTTGCTGGCTACAGATTTTTTCTTTACAGGTCGTGTTGCCTCGCTGTTAAACCCGTTACGGTGGGGCACGGCACTGCTTTTTCTCCTGTTTTACCTCTGGGCGGAAGTACAGTCCCACTTGCAGGTTATTTATTTAATCCTGCACCCGCGTCTTCCCATAAATCCGGCTATTGTTTGTATACCCCTTGAAGCCAAACATGAGGTCAGTCTAACCGGGGTAGCCAACGGGATCACCATGACGCCGGGCACCTTGACAATGGACGTTGACCGCGATCAGGGACACCTTTATGTGCACTGGCTGGATGCGTCCACCCTCGTCCCTGAAATGGCTGCCAGTGCGATCCTTGGGCCCTGGGCAAAATTGTGGCAGAAGGTGGTAGAATGA
- a CDS encoding Na(+)/H(+) antiporter subunit B: MNGIEAYIFYGLLLFFLLACVLAVHQHDLLYAVLASGGASAILALVFYMLQAPDVAITEAAVGAGLSTVLYVLAISLTKREEEAEGLSKVVTKNE, encoded by the coding sequence ATGAACGGAATCGAGGCTTATATCTTCTACGGGCTTCTCCTTTTTTTCTTGTTGGCCTGCGTTCTGGCAGTACATCAGCATGACCTGCTCTATGCCGTCCTGGCTAGCGGGGGCGCTAGTGCTATCCTGGCCCTGGTCTTTTATATGCTCCAGGCTCCTGATGTGGCTATTACCGAAGCGGCAGTGGGGGCGGGTCTGAGCACGGTTCTATATGTCCTAGCCATTAGCCTCACCAAAAGGGAAGAGGAAGCTGAGGGCCTTTCTAAGGTGGTGACGAAAAATGAATAG
- a CDS encoding complex I subunit 5 family protein, with protein sequence MREQLPILPIVILFAAAFLTPLVGMVVERWRLPRLRDWFAVVSLGISGAACLGLAQIIWTRGEVEYRLGSWPAPWGITLNIDGFNLMVALLVAGVSLLVGIYTVADMSQNSGLTRFYTLYLLLTVGIMGLTFTGDIFNLYVFLEIMSVAAYGLVAFEEERPEAIAGAYKYLVLGSVGTGAVLLGIAVLYGLVGTLNMRDLALKVQALGIQGQPPLALSLAMAALITGLGLKAAVVPLHSWKPDAYAGASMPVGAVLAAASTTASLYALVRLLVVIYIPWLNIVRPILLALAVLTMLVGGFLILQQNDLRRVLAYSSISQVGYILLGLGLWTPIGSSGALLHLMNFAIMETLLFLAAGVIIRQAGTSELRYLGGWGRRLPTNTMLFGLAALASAGVPPLNGFASKWLIYRAGLEAGHPFLTVIAVVVSALTLIAYGKVFSGLFLGPVKSEGKIFKPSFLTMLPTWVLAILCILLGLWPAQALTYLRPALAVLADAVPAVQVWGYWDPVVTGVLLLGIAVLASLVVAVSRSLTRSQPCPGKSALYLNGVSTVGDGWGCSYADRELYMAGQHLYWAVRRIFGPVLGALDLSFLKGGLGWVILTVGVLIFLLVQTIGGI encoded by the coding sequence ATGCGGGAACAATTGCCGATCTTACCCATAGTGATTCTTTTTGCGGCGGCTTTCCTTACACCGCTGGTCGGGATGGTAGTGGAGCGATGGAGGTTGCCGCGCCTTCGCGATTGGTTTGCCGTGGTCAGCCTCGGTATCAGTGGTGCAGCTTGCCTTGGCCTGGCCCAGATCATCTGGACCCGGGGAGAAGTTGAGTACCGGTTAGGAAGTTGGCCGGCTCCGTGGGGCATCACCCTTAATATCGACGGTTTTAACTTGATGGTAGCTCTGCTGGTGGCCGGGGTCAGCTTGCTGGTGGGCATTTATACCGTAGCAGATATGAGCCAGAACAGTGGACTAACACGATTTTATACCCTCTATCTTTTACTCACTGTCGGAATAATGGGCCTTACCTTCACAGGTGATATTTTTAACCTTTACGTATTCCTGGAGATCATGAGCGTTGCTGCTTACGGCTTAGTAGCCTTTGAAGAGGAGCGGCCTGAGGCGATAGCTGGTGCTTATAAATACCTGGTGCTTGGATCGGTGGGGACTGGAGCTGTCCTGCTGGGGATTGCTGTTCTTTACGGCTTAGTTGGCACCTTGAATATGAGGGACCTTGCCCTTAAAGTCCAGGCCTTAGGGATCCAGGGGCAGCCTCCCCTGGCCTTGTCTCTGGCTATGGCCGCGCTAATTACCGGTCTGGGGCTAAAGGCGGCGGTGGTACCGCTGCATTCCTGGAAGCCCGATGCCTACGCTGGCGCAAGCATGCCTGTGGGAGCTGTTCTTGCAGCTGCTTCGACGACTGCCTCTCTTTATGCCCTGGTACGTCTCCTGGTTGTCATTTATATTCCCTGGCTAAATATAGTCCGGCCCATACTGCTGGCCTTAGCCGTGCTGACGATGCTAGTTGGCGGCTTTCTAATTCTCCAGCAAAATGATTTGCGGCGCGTTCTGGCTTACTCTTCCATTAGCCAGGTAGGCTATATCCTGCTGGGCTTGGGCTTATGGACACCAATTGGCTCCAGCGGCGCCTTACTTCACCTGATGAACTTCGCTATTATGGAGACCCTGCTGTTCCTGGCAGCGGGAGTCATCATCCGTCAGGCTGGCACCAGTGAGCTGCGCTACCTGGGCGGCTGGGGCCGGCGGCTTCCTACCAATACTATGCTCTTCGGGTTGGCGGCCCTGGCCTCGGCTGGAGTACCGCCTTTAAACGGTTTTGCCAGCAAGTGGCTGATTTATCGAGCCGGCTTAGAGGCAGGGCATCCGTTTCTCACTGTAATAGCGGTGGTAGTGAGCGCTCTGACCCTTATAGCCTACGGCAAGGTCTTCTCCGGCTTATTCCTGGGTCCGGTGAAATCAGAAGGAAAGATTTTTAAGCCTTCATTTCTGACCATGCTCCCAACATGGGTACTCGCTATACTTTGTATCCTGCTGGGGCTCTGGCCAGCACAGGCGTTGACTTATTTAAGGCCAGCTTTAGCAGTGTTGGCGGATGCTGTACCTGCGGTTCAAGTCTGGGGCTACTGGGATCCTGTCGTAACCGGCGTGCTTTTGCTAGGAATAGCAGTTTTAGCCTCCCTGGTCGTAGCAGTCAGCAGGTCGCTGACACGGTCCCAACCCTGCCCGGGAAAGAGCGCCCTTTACCTCAACGGTGTATCCACAGTAGGCGATGGGTGGGGCTGCAGCTACGCCGACCGGGAACTATACATGGCTGGCCAGCACCTGTACTGGGCTGTTCGCCGCATCTTCGGTCCGGTGCTTGGTGCCCTGGATTTAAGTTTTCTTAAAGGTGGGCTAGGCTGGGTGATTTTAACGGTAGGCGTGCTTATCTTCTTACTGGTACAGACGATAGGAGGGATTTGA
- a CDS encoding monovalent cation/H+ antiporter complex subunit F, whose translation MNFLLIITLALGVASILCLFRVAVGPTLADRVVGLDAFTALLAAILIILGIYYQKDFYLDIAFVYALLAFVGTLAIAKYLEGRGIGS comes from the coding sequence ATGAACTTTTTATTAATCATAACTTTAGCACTGGGAGTGGCCTCTATCCTTTGCTTGTTCCGGGTGGCAGTGGGGCCTACCCTGGCCGACCGGGTAGTAGGGTTGGATGCCTTTACAGCTTTACTGGCGGCAATTTTAATTATTCTCGGTATTTATTATCAAAAAGATTTCTACCTGGACATAGCTTTTGTCTACGCGTTGCTGGCATTCGTTGGCACCCTGGCCATAGCCAAATACCTTGAAGGAAGGGGGATTGGGTCATGA
- a CDS encoding NADH-quinone oxidoreductase subunit C: MASPNEKNAEMLALELKNVLGPHFLGYRLDHDRKVCLPYEAAAGRAWIDVDQTGLLEGIKYLMTKYDMGFLTFITGVDNHKELEVLYHISEGDFPKLYCTVNFRLRVPYSEARVPTITHLIPGALWYERELQSFFGVKVEGIPDDRPIYLPEDWPGEVYPLRKEYTNEDLTRLYQEKRSSEEVIGKKVYNPPGRQEGGQKGRFILPLGPQHIILKEPVHFQFVIDGEEVVDVDFILGYNFRGMEKAIESRPYPKAHYLIERICAICDHSEASTFAYCLEERMGLEIPPRAHYLRALMMELERLQSHYLWFGIIAQDMGFDTVFHYTWRDRERINDIIEAMCGNRMRKDYNTEGGVRRDINTDIAHKILEAMDYLDEQTKYYESIFTREPTAIARLKGVGIIPKEDARKLCIVGMMARGSGIRFDTRKSDPASVYPLLDWDMAVFDTCDNLARTLVRIYECYESTKIIRQILANLPAGPVRVLPPDTIPEGESLMRWEAPRGECCHYMRGNGTEVLERNRLRGPTGANINAFKTALVGDSVADIPITIRTFDHCYGCVERVTLVSAKTGRRHIYTLDELYQERVRL, encoded by the coding sequence ATGGCGAGTCCCAACGAAAAGAATGCCGAAATGCTGGCCCTGGAGCTGAAAAATGTTCTGGGACCCCATTTTTTGGGGTATCGCCTCGATCATGATCGGAAAGTATGCCTACCCTATGAGGCCGCCGCCGGCCGCGCCTGGATAGACGTGGATCAAACCGGCCTGCTGGAAGGCATCAAGTACCTGATGACAAAGTATGACATGGGGTTCCTTACCTTCATTACCGGGGTAGATAATCATAAGGAACTGGAAGTTCTCTACCACATCTCGGAGGGCGATTTCCCCAAACTTTACTGTACCGTTAATTTCCGTTTGAGGGTGCCGTACAGTGAAGCCCGGGTGCCTACCATCACCCACCTGATCCCCGGGGCTTTGTGGTATGAACGCGAGCTGCAGTCTTTCTTCGGGGTCAAGGTAGAAGGTATACCCGATGACCGGCCGATTTATCTGCCGGAAGACTGGCCGGGAGAGGTTTACCCGTTACGAAAGGAATACACTAACGAAGACCTCACCAGGCTTTACCAGGAGAAAAGGTCATCAGAAGAAGTTATAGGCAAGAAGGTCTATAACCCCCCGGGCCGCCAGGAGGGAGGGCAGAAGGGTCGCTTTATCCTGCCCCTGGGGCCCCAACATATCATTCTAAAAGAGCCGGTGCACTTCCAGTTCGTTATTGACGGGGAAGAAGTGGTGGATGTCGACTTCATTCTGGGTTACAATTTTCGCGGCATGGAAAAGGCTATTGAAAGCCGTCCCTATCCCAAAGCCCACTATTTAATCGAGCGAATATGCGCCATCTGTGATCATTCCGAAGCCAGTACTTTTGCCTACTGCCTGGAAGAAAGAATGGGCTTAGAAATTCCGCCCCGGGCCCATTACCTGCGGGCGCTGATGATGGAGCTGGAGAGGCTACAGTCCCATTATCTCTGGTTCGGCATCATTGCCCAGGACATGGGCTTCGATACCGTTTTCCATTATACCTGGCGCGACCGCGAGCGAATTAATGATATCATTGAAGCCATGTGCGGTAACCGCATGCGCAAAGATTACAATACAGAAGGCGGCGTGCGCCGGGATATAAATACCGACATAGCCCATAAGATTTTGGAGGCAATGGACTACCTTGATGAGCAGACCAAGTACTACGAAAGTATATTCACCAGGGAGCCCACTGCCATCGCGAGATTGAAGGGCGTAGGCATTATCCCCAAAGAAGATGCTCGTAAACTCTGCATCGTAGGCATGATGGCTCGGGGGTCTGGCATTCGATTTGATACCCGTAAATCTGACCCTGCCTCGGTCTACCCTCTCCTGGACTGGGATATGGCTGTTTTTGACACTTGCGACAATTTGGCCCGTACCCTGGTGCGGATTTACGAGTGCTACGAATCTACTAAGATTATCCGCCAGATTTTAGCTAACCTGCCGGCCGGGCCCGTTAGGGTTTTGCCCCCGGATACTATCCCCGAGGGGGAATCCCTTATGCGCTGGGAAGCGCCGCGGGGCGAGTGCTGCCACTATATGCGGGGTAACGGCACCGAGGTTCTGGAGCGTAACCGTCTTCGCGGCCCCACTGGTGCCAACATCAATGCTTTTAAAACGGCCCTGGTGGGAGACAGTGTGGCCGACATCCCCATTACCATTCGCACCTTTGATCACTGTTACGGATGTGTGGAGCGGGTGACGCTGGTCAGCGCCAAAACTGGTCGCCGTCATATTTATACCCTGGATGAACTTTATCAGGAAAGGGTGAGGTTGTAG
- a CDS encoding sodium:proton antiporter, with product MWQNLPYGVAILTFMLGIYCLLFKRNLIKIAIGLKIMSDGLHLLLLCLGYRAGGRAPILPEGEGAKEIVTSLATSFVDPLPQALVLTAIVIGVCVSAVALSLAVKAYQRLGVTDTVGLRGK from the coding sequence ATGTGGCAGAACTTACCGTATGGAGTGGCCATTTTAACTTTTATGCTGGGCATCTATTGCCTGCTGTTCAAGAGAAACCTGATTAAGATCGCCATTGGCCTAAAGATTATGAGCGACGGTTTACATCTACTCCTGCTGTGTCTGGGTTATCGCGCTGGCGGGAGGGCTCCCATTTTACCAGAGGGCGAAGGGGCGAAGGAAATAGTAACAAGCTTGGCCACTTCATTCGTAGACCCCCTCCCCCAGGCCCTGGTTCTTACCGCCATTGTTATCGGCGTTTGCGTATCGGCCGTAGCCCTATCCCTGGCCGTAAAAGCATACCAACGTTTGGGAGTTACGGACACTGTCGGGCTGAGGGGGAAATAA
- a CDS encoding DUF1646 family protein: protein MLIGLIIILLLVLTLPFFIKQVEYNLEPFLFLMGLAATIVSGVFSKELVVEILENHLLYMITAAVLIAGILFKLLQDRIKVGIDAILRFMTLKVFIFLVVVLLGLLSSVITAIIASLVLVEVVSNLPLDRRDKIRLDILACFAIGLGAVLTPVGEPLATIVVSKMGGDFWYLMREVGEFIIPSVLVIGLLSTILVGRGGVVKATEIAGLEGNVESYTGVLVRAAKVFVFVLALELLGAGFKPVIDTYVIYLDSRILYWINMISAILDNATLAAAEISPVMTSTQVRAVLMGLFISGGMLIPGNIPNIISAGKLEISSSEWAQLGVPLGLAIMIAYYIILFVIL, encoded by the coding sequence TTGTTAATTGGCCTAATAATTATTTTACTGCTGGTCCTTACCTTGCCCTTTTTTATCAAACAGGTAGAATATAACCTTGAACCTTTTCTTTTCCTCATGGGCCTGGCAGCGACCATTGTTTCCGGTGTCTTTAGTAAAGAATTAGTCGTGGAAATCCTGGAGAATCATCTTTTATACATGATTACGGCAGCCGTCCTAATTGCAGGTATCTTATTTAAGTTGCTCCAAGACCGGATTAAAGTGGGCATTGATGCTATTTTACGGTTTATGACCCTCAAGGTTTTTATATTTCTGGTAGTTGTCCTCCTCGGTTTACTTTCTAGTGTAATTACGGCCATTATCGCTTCCCTGGTCCTGGTAGAGGTAGTTAGTAACCTTCCTCTGGACCGACGCGATAAAATACGCTTGGACATTCTGGCTTGCTTCGCCATAGGCTTGGGGGCAGTCTTGACTCCGGTCGGAGAACCATTAGCAACCATTGTTGTCTCCAAAATGGGTGGCGACTTCTGGTACCTAATGCGGGAAGTGGGTGAATTTATCATCCCCAGTGTATTGGTAATAGGACTCTTAAGTACGATTTTAGTGGGCCGGGGTGGGGTGGTTAAGGCGACCGAGATTGCTGGACTGGAGGGAAATGTAGAATCTTATACGGGGGTGCTTGTTCGGGCAGCAAAAGTATTTGTCTTTGTCCTGGCCTTGGAACTCCTCGGGGCTGGCTTTAAGCCTGTTATTGATACTTACGTTATCTACCTAGATAGCCGGATTTTATATTGGATTAATATGATTTCCGCTATTTTAGATAACGCAACCCTGGCAGCTGCTGAAATTAGCCCGGTAATGACCAGTACCCAGGTAAGAGCCGTTCTGATGGGGCTATTCATAAGTGGCGGTATGTTGATACCAGGGAATATTCCCAATATCATTTCGGCCGGAAAACTGGAGATTTCTAGCAGCGAATGGGCTCAACTGGGGGTACCTTTGGGTCTGGCAATAATGATTGCCTACTATATAATCCTGTTTGTGATTTTATAA
- a CDS encoding NADH-quinone oxidoreductase subunit B family protein → MNWGDVRAFFQTKSPWAVWVNACSCDGCDTELLPLFTPYLDVERFGILLKGSPRHGDILFVTGPVNYNTAPILRRVYEQMPEPKVVVASGSCACSGGAFRDCFNIIGGVDKVIPVDVYVPGCPHRPDGVIHAAVQALGILAEKSRRYGKKVACV, encoded by the coding sequence GTGAATTGGGGAGATGTCCGGGCTTTCTTCCAGACCAAGTCGCCCTGGGCCGTTTGGGTTAACGCGTGTTCGTGCGACGGATGCGATACGGAGCTGTTACCTCTCTTTACGCCTTATTTGGATGTAGAACGCTTTGGTATTTTATTAAAAGGCTCGCCCCGCCATGGCGATATCCTCTTTGTCACCGGACCAGTGAATTATAATACAGCCCCCATTCTCCGGCGGGTGTACGAACAAATGCCGGAGCCCAAGGTAGTAGTGGCCTCGGGGTCATGTGCTTGCTCCGGGGGCGCGTTCCGGGATTGCTTTAATATCATTGGAGGGGTAGATAAAGTTATTCCTGTTGATGTTTATGTCCCGGGATGCCCTCACCGGCCGGACGGAGTAATTCATGCCGCGGTGCAGGCGTTGGGCATCCTGGCAGAAAAGTCCCGCCGTTACGGTAAAAAGGTAGCCTGCGTATGA
- the mbhE gene encoding hydrogen gas-evolving membrane-bound hydrogenase subunit E: MLALVVALTIFLVAAALQAFPPFGDFPQRQWLGFHTESIGTDFNVRAASESGNRNIVAAVMWDYRGFDTLGEATVLFTAVCAAAALFRNREGVKSSRKQAGNLVGDSKMGHGMTVIVKVVARILCPIALLFGVYVVAHGHLTPGGGFAGGVIVASAVIMLILAYGIDGLRSRITSHRLEAMDAFGSFLLVVVGIASLLAGVGFMTNIFPKGGFGTLFSGGAVPLYNLGTGLHVAAGLLTVVLAFILAGGDQAYRSTRQKPVAPEAGRGSEC, encoded by the coding sequence ATGTTGGCGTTAGTGGTTGCTTTAACCATTTTTCTGGTTGCAGCCGCTCTCCAAGCCTTTCCGCCTTTCGGAGATTTTCCCCAGCGCCAGTGGCTGGGATTCCACACTGAAAGCATCGGTACAGATTTTAATGTCCGGGCCGCCAGCGAAAGCGGTAATCGCAATATAGTGGCAGCTGTTATGTGGGATTACCGCGGCTTTGATACCTTGGGAGAAGCCACTGTTTTGTTTACTGCCGTTTGCGCAGCAGCCGCTCTCTTTCGTAACCGGGAAGGCGTTAAAAGCAGCAGGAAGCAAGCGGGTAACTTAGTGGGGGATTCAAAAATGGGCCATGGGATGACTGTAATTGTAAAAGTTGTGGCGAGGATACTGTGTCCCATCGCCCTGCTTTTCGGTGTCTACGTCGTTGCCCATGGGCACCTGACGCCGGGTGGCGGCTTTGCCGGCGGGGTGATCGTAGCCTCAGCGGTGATCATGCTTATCCTAGCTTATGGTATCGATGGATTAAGGAGTAGAATTACGTCCCACCGCCTGGAGGCAATGGATGCTTTCGGCAGCTTCCTGCTTGTTGTTGTAGGTATAGCTAGTTTGCTGGCTGGTGTAGGTTTTATGACCAATATTTTCCCCAAAGGTGGCTTCGGTACTCTTTTTAGCGGTGGTGCCGTTCCTCTATATAACCTGGGAACAGGATTGCATGTAGCAGCTGGTCTTCTCACCGTCGTCCTGGCCTTCATTCTGGCCGGAGGTGACCAGGCTTATCGTTCTACAAGGCAGAAACCGGTAGCACCAGAGGCGGGAAGGGGGTCGGAATGTTAA